The proteins below are encoded in one region of Tessaracoccus aquimaris:
- a CDS encoding acyl-CoA dehydrogenase, with protein MTISPTGEALRKVLDGPFHAIKQRWREEVTADDVVRDTAYSMEEARDWALDRVIKLADRSFVTAGFPTEQGGTGNAADSVANFEMVAMGDLSLTIKSGVQHGLFGGAIVNLGTQHHHETFLPDAISVSLPGCFAMTELGHGSDVQSLETTITWDHETGEFIVDSPTPTATKAYIGNAGRDGRMAAVFGQLYVDGEHEGVHVVLVPIRDELGADLPGVTTGDHGHKGGLLGVDNGTIRFDQVRVPRVMLLDRYGGVDENGAYHSRIKSKNARFFTMLGTLVRGRICVGGGASSAARKALTISVDYANRRRQFREPGLGEEIALLDYLTHQRRLLPNVAAAYAFGFAQNQLSLELQKVMEAEGADPQAARALETLAAGMKALQTRWANDTLQECREACGGAGYMSDNAITLLRQDADVFATFEGDNTVLLQLVAKALLLHYRTSWGEMDLRGTAQKTARLIGGTVLERTTARSLIDRLVASANRKPESQKLRARGWQIQMFEFREEHVLEGLAQRMRAASKADDAFAAVNQCQTHMLEAAKAHIERVVLEAFVAAIEECEDDYVKALLVKVCDLYALSTIETNRAWYLEHEAFDPRRSKSITAAVDELCGELRGKSKELVEGLGVPRGWLVHPRTAIPPLIDRD; from the coding sequence ATGACCATCTCACCCACCGGTGAAGCCCTCCGCAAGGTGCTCGACGGCCCCTTCCACGCCATCAAACAGCGGTGGCGCGAGGAGGTGACGGCCGACGACGTCGTGCGCGACACGGCCTACTCGATGGAGGAGGCACGCGACTGGGCGCTGGATCGCGTCATCAAACTGGCCGACCGTAGCTTCGTGACGGCGGGCTTCCCGACCGAGCAGGGCGGCACAGGCAACGCGGCCGACTCGGTGGCCAACTTCGAAATGGTCGCCATGGGCGACCTGTCGCTGACCATCAAGTCGGGCGTCCAGCACGGCCTCTTCGGCGGCGCGATCGTCAACCTCGGCACGCAGCACCACCACGAGACGTTCCTGCCCGACGCGATCAGCGTGTCGTTGCCTGGCTGCTTCGCCATGACGGAACTCGGCCACGGCTCCGATGTCCAGTCCCTCGAGACGACCATCACGTGGGACCACGAGACCGGCGAGTTCATCGTCGACTCCCCCACCCCGACCGCGACGAAGGCCTACATCGGCAACGCAGGGCGCGACGGCAGGATGGCTGCGGTCTTCGGGCAGTTGTACGTCGACGGCGAGCATGAGGGCGTCCACGTGGTGCTTGTGCCGATCCGCGACGAGCTCGGCGCAGACCTGCCGGGCGTCACCACGGGCGACCATGGCCACAAGGGCGGCCTGCTTGGGGTCGACAACGGCACCATCCGCTTCGACCAGGTGAGAGTGCCGCGGGTTATGCTGCTTGACCGCTATGGAGGCGTCGACGAGAACGGCGCGTACCACTCGCGCATCAAGTCGAAGAACGCCCGCTTCTTCACGATGCTCGGAACGCTCGTGCGCGGCCGGATCTGCGTGGGCGGCGGTGCGTCCTCGGCGGCCCGCAAGGCCCTGACGATCTCCGTCGACTACGCCAACCGTCGTCGCCAGTTTCGCGAGCCTGGCCTCGGCGAGGAGATCGCGCTGCTCGACTACCTGACGCACCAACGGCGCCTGCTGCCGAACGTCGCCGCCGCGTACGCCTTCGGGTTCGCTCAGAACCAGTTGTCGCTCGAGTTGCAGAAGGTGATGGAGGCCGAGGGCGCCGACCCGCAGGCGGCACGCGCGCTCGAGACGCTGGCGGCAGGCATGAAGGCACTGCAGACGCGGTGGGCGAACGACACGCTGCAGGAGTGCCGAGAGGCATGCGGTGGCGCAGGCTACATGTCGGACAACGCCATCACCCTGCTGCGCCAGGACGCAGACGTGTTCGCCACCTTCGAGGGCGACAACACCGTGCTGCTGCAACTGGTCGCCAAGGCGCTGCTGCTGCACTACAGGACCAGTTGGGGCGAGATGGACCTGCGCGGCACGGCGCAGAAGACCGCCCGGCTGATCGGCGGAACGGTTCTGGAGCGCACCACAGCCCGCTCGCTGATCGACCGGCTTGTGGCCTCTGCCAACCGGAAGCCTGAGTCGCAGAAGCTGCGGGCCCGGGGCTGGCAGATCCAGATGTTCGAGTTCCGCGAGGAGCATGTGCTCGAGGGCCTCGCGCAGCGGATGCGCGCGGCAAGCAAGGCCGACGACGCCTTCGCCGCAGTCAACCAGTGCCAGACCCACATGCTCGAGGCCGCGAAGGCCCACATCGAGCGCGTGGTCCTCGAGGCCTTCGTTGCCGCCATCGAGGAATGCGAGGACGACTACGTCAAGGCGCTGCTGGTCAAGGTCTGCGACCTGTACGCGCTGTCGACCATCGAGACGAACCGGGCGTGGTACCTCGAGCACGAGGCGTTCGACCCCAGGCGGAGCAAGTCGATCACGGCCGCCGTTGACGAGCTGTGCGGCGAACTGCGCGGCAAGTCGAAGGAGCTCGTCGAGGGGCTCGGGGTGCCGCGCGGCTGGCTGGTCCATCCGCGCACCGCCATCCCGCCGCTGATCGACCGCGACTGA
- a CDS encoding putative quinol monooxygenase, whose product MIIVAGHLKIATGSREDFLERSLDAIGTARTAPGCLDYSVSPDPIDVDRVNVCEIWRDADALEAFRGSGIDDAQGLLVVAAAVGQFDVN is encoded by the coding sequence ATGATCATCGTGGCAGGACACCTGAAGATCGCGACCGGCAGCAGGGAGGACTTCCTCGAACGGTCTCTCGACGCGATCGGGACGGCGCGAACGGCCCCCGGCTGCCTGGACTACAGCGTCTCGCCCGATCCCATCGACGTCGACCGCGTCAACGTGTGCGAGATCTGGCGCGACGCCGACGCCCTCGAGGCCTTCCGTGGCAGCGGCATCGACGATGCGCAGGGTCTGCTGGTGGTGGCGGCCGCCGTCGGCCAGTTCGACGTCAACTGA
- a CDS encoding acetyl-CoA C-acetyltransferase: MTSRNAVVVGGNRTPFVKAGGKYAMASAQDLMTAALDGLVARFGLSGQRVDEVVGGAVLKHTRDFNLTRESVLGSALSPLTPACDLQQACCTGLEAVVYASNKIKLGQARLAIAGGVDSASDAPIVVTEPLRKALLALNRARSLPEKLAAIAKIRPGDLMPVPPGVVEPRTGMSMGESQAMTTKKWGISREDQDELSLASHRNLAKAWDEGFFDDLVTPYLRVAKDGILRPDTTREALAKLRPVFGKGDTATMTAGNSTALTDGAAVVLLAEEEEARGRGWPVLAKVIDAQVAASDYVNGADDLLLAPAQAIPVLLERNALTLADFDFLEFHEAFASTVLATLKSLEQAGVGTVDRTKLNVKGSSLAAGHPFAATGARIVASLAKMLAEKGPGSRGLISICAAGGQGVVAILEA; the protein is encoded by the coding sequence ATGACTTCACGCAACGCAGTGGTGGTCGGCGGAAACCGCACCCCCTTCGTTAAGGCAGGCGGCAAATATGCCATGGCCTCCGCCCAGGACCTGATGACCGCGGCCCTCGACGGCCTCGTGGCGCGCTTCGGGCTCTCGGGCCAGCGCGTCGACGAGGTGGTGGGTGGCGCCGTCCTCAAGCACACCCGCGACTTCAACCTGACACGCGAGTCGGTGCTCGGCTCCGCGCTGTCGCCCCTGACCCCGGCGTGCGACCTCCAGCAGGCCTGCTGCACCGGTCTCGAGGCGGTCGTCTACGCGTCGAACAAGATCAAGCTCGGCCAGGCGAGGCTGGCGATCGCGGGAGGCGTCGACTCAGCCTCCGACGCGCCCATCGTCGTGACCGAGCCGCTGCGCAAGGCGCTGCTCGCCCTGAACCGGGCCCGTAGCCTCCCCGAGAAGCTGGCCGCGATCGCGAAGATCCGTCCAGGCGACCTGATGCCCGTTCCGCCGGGCGTCGTCGAACCCCGCACCGGGATGTCGATGGGCGAGTCCCAGGCCATGACCACCAAGAAGTGGGGCATCAGCCGTGAGGACCAGGACGAGTTGTCGCTCGCGTCGCACCGCAACCTGGCAAAGGCCTGGGACGAGGGCTTCTTCGACGACCTCGTCACGCCGTACCTGCGGGTCGCCAAGGACGGCATCCTCCGCCCCGACACCACGCGCGAGGCGCTCGCCAAGCTGCGCCCCGTCTTCGGCAAGGGCGACACCGCCACCATGACGGCGGGCAACTCCACGGCGCTGACCGACGGCGCGGCCGTCGTGCTGCTCGCCGAGGAGGAGGAGGCCCGCGGCCGCGGCTGGCCCGTGCTCGCCAAGGTCATCGACGCGCAGGTCGCGGCGAGCGACTACGTCAACGGGGCTGACGACCTGCTGCTTGCCCCGGCCCAGGCGATCCCCGTGCTGCTGGAGCGCAACGCCCTCACGCTCGCCGACTTCGACTTCCTGGAGTTCCACGAGGCCTTCGCCTCCACCGTCCTTGCGACGCTCAAGTCGCTCGAACAGGCGGGCGTCGGCACCGTCGACCGCACCAAGCTCAACGTGAAGGGCTCGTCGCTGGCCGCCGGACACCCGTTCGCCGCGACCGGCGCCCGCATCGTCGCCTCGCTGGCGAAGATGCTCGCCGAGAAGGGCCCGGGCTCCCGCGGCCTGATTTCGATCTGTGCGGCGGGCGGCCAGGGCGTCGTCGCGATTCTGGAGGCATGA
- a CDS encoding MaoC family dehydratase codes for MGRDVRSLSSPPDTGKLLVKGLTGALTKRGASVSALPERSYLLMDQKQDLALLAGYDRVCGFTLRDDVPATWLHVQTFPLQAALMAEDDFPFSLAGLVHVSNEMTQHRRVSVSETLRIKVWADNLRPHAKGAVFDMRGEIHVGDELVWEGTSNYLATGAKVAGEPVKAERLAAPAVEPSQMWRLPANLGRQYAAVSGDSNPIHLSAATARLFGFPRAIIHGMWTHARALAALGGRLPSAYSVRVQFAKPILLPGRVFFASEQSDGDWAFSVVNKEGKPHLVGDLTPL; via the coding sequence GTGGGCCGCGACGTCCGTTCCCTCTCCTCGCCGCCCGACACGGGCAAGCTGCTCGTCAAGGGCCTGACGGGGGCGCTCACCAAGCGTGGCGCGTCGGTCAGCGCGCTGCCAGAGCGCAGCTATCTCCTGATGGACCAGAAGCAGGACCTTGCGCTGCTGGCCGGCTACGACCGCGTCTGCGGCTTCACGCTACGCGACGACGTGCCCGCCACCTGGCTGCACGTCCAGACGTTCCCTCTGCAGGCCGCGCTGATGGCTGAGGACGACTTCCCGTTCTCGCTTGCCGGGCTGGTCCACGTCAGCAACGAGATGACGCAGCACCGGCGCGTCTCGGTGTCCGAGACTCTGCGCATCAAGGTCTGGGCCGACAACCTCCGCCCGCACGCCAAGGGCGCCGTGTTCGATATGCGCGGCGAGATCCACGTCGGCGACGAACTCGTCTGGGAGGGCACCTCGAACTACCTCGCCACCGGCGCGAAGGTTGCGGGTGAGCCCGTCAAGGCCGAACGCCTCGCCGCGCCCGCGGTGGAGCCGTCCCAGATGTGGCGACTGCCCGCGAACCTCGGTCGCCAGTACGCGGCGGTCTCGGGTGACTCGAACCCGATCCACCTTTCCGCGGCGACCGCGAGGCTGTTCGGGTTCCCCCGGGCGATCATCCACGGCATGTGGACGCACGCCAGGGCGCTCGCGGCGCTGGGTGGCAGGCTGCCGTCGGCGTACTCGGTGCGGGTCCAGTTCGCCAAGCCGATCCTGCTGCCGGGGAGGGTGTTTTTCGCCTCCGAGCAGTCCGACGGCGACTGGGCCTTCTCGGTCGTCAACAAGGAGGGCAAGCCGCACCTGGTCGGCGACCTGACGCCGCTCTGA
- a CDS encoding 3-oxoacyl-ACP synthase III family protein produces MTAVRGLQIDGYGVVLPSRRVTFGSVTRYRADAPSQHLGMLVEAAGKALSAAGVGPDDIDCVLGATASDVQPIPCTAALVQEQVAPDARCAALDVNSTCTSFITALDVASRYLRDGDYRRILIVSGDVGAQFLNPEQKESYELFSDAAVAVVVSTPSEPGVGVVASLQQTWPRHAHETELRGGGSRYPARDYTPETDHDHRFDMNGRAVLLSASRVLPAFFDRFFERAEVSIDEIDYVIPHQASRALPLIMRRIGIPEGRYANYVEDFGNMVSASVPFALARSLDEGRIGPGSRVLLCGTAAGLTANALLLQL; encoded by the coding sequence ATGACCGCTGTCCGCGGACTCCAGATCGACGGCTACGGCGTCGTCCTGCCAAGCCGGAGGGTCACCTTCGGATCGGTGACCAGATACCGCGCCGACGCCCCGTCGCAGCACCTGGGAATGCTCGTTGAGGCGGCGGGCAAGGCCCTCTCTGCCGCGGGCGTCGGTCCCGACGACATCGACTGCGTGCTCGGCGCGACAGCAAGCGACGTGCAGCCGATCCCCTGCACCGCGGCGCTCGTGCAGGAGCAGGTCGCCCCCGACGCGCGGTGCGCGGCGCTCGACGTCAACTCCACCTGCACGAGTTTCATCACCGCCCTCGACGTCGCGTCGAGGTACCTGCGCGACGGCGACTACCGACGGATCCTGATCGTCTCCGGCGACGTCGGCGCCCAGTTCCTCAACCCGGAGCAGAAGGAGAGCTACGAACTGTTCTCCGACGCAGCGGTCGCCGTGGTGGTCTCGACGCCCTCAGAGCCGGGCGTGGGCGTGGTCGCCTCTCTGCAGCAGACCTGGCCTCGGCACGCACACGAGACCGAACTGCGCGGCGGCGGAAGCCGCTACCCGGCGCGCGACTACACGCCTGAGACCGACCACGACCACCGCTTCGACATGAACGGCCGCGCGGTGCTGCTGTCGGCGTCACGGGTGCTGCCCGCGTTCTTCGACCGCTTCTTCGAGCGGGCTGAGGTCTCGATCGACGAGATCGACTACGTGATCCCGCACCAGGCGAGCCGGGCGCTGCCGCTGATCATGCGCAGGATCGGCATCCCAGAGGGCAGGTACGCCAACTACGTCGAGGACTTCGGCAACATGGTCTCCGCCTCGGTGCCCTTCGCGCTTGCCAGGTCGTTGGATGAGGGCCGGATCGGCCCAGGCTCGCGGGTGCTGCTGTGCGGGACCGCCGCAGGCCTGACGGCCAACGCGCTGCTGCTGCAGTTGTAG
- a CDS encoding DMT family transporter, translating into MESKLRWMLIAAIPPVLWGSTYFVNSHFMPADSPLWGAALRAAPAGLLLLLFVRRLPSGSWWWRSALLGLLNIGGFFLLIFLAAQLLPSAVASSVMALAPIALTLSAWGLLGQRPTAVLLAGAALGALGVPLLVGVGSGNFQPWGLAASLGAMAMNSVGSILARRWQGDIPILHTTCWQLLWGGGALVVAALLLEGTPPHLGLPQIGAVAYLSILATAVAYLCWFGALAHLDAGVVGVVGLLNPVAGVTVGLLVGHEHLGATQWLGLAIVLGSMVAVQAHAARRRPANTHPAPAPLAPRHTGRG; encoded by the coding sequence ATGGAAAGTAAATTGCGTTGGATGCTGATCGCGGCGATCCCTCCGGTGCTGTGGGGAAGCACCTACTTCGTGAACTCCCACTTCATGCCCGCAGACTCTCCGCTCTGGGGGGCTGCACTGCGGGCCGCCCCTGCAGGGCTGCTGCTGCTCCTCTTCGTTCGACGGTTGCCCTCGGGGTCGTGGTGGTGGCGCTCAGCCCTGCTCGGACTTCTCAACATCGGCGGGTTCTTCCTGCTGATCTTCCTGGCCGCCCAACTGCTCCCCAGCGCCGTCGCGTCGTCGGTGATGGCCCTGGCGCCGATCGCGCTGACCCTCAGCGCCTGGGGGCTGCTCGGGCAGCGGCCGACCGCCGTGCTGCTCGCAGGGGCCGCGCTGGGCGCGCTCGGAGTCCCGCTCCTTGTCGGTGTGGGGTCGGGCAACTTTCAGCCGTGGGGCCTCGCGGCCTCTCTCGGCGCGATGGCCATGAACAGCGTCGGCTCGATCCTTGCCAGGCGCTGGCAGGGCGACATCCCCATCCTGCACACCACCTGCTGGCAGTTGCTGTGGGGCGGAGGGGCGCTGGTCGTGGCGGCACTGCTCCTCGAGGGCACTCCCCCGCACCTTGGCCTGCCCCAGATCGGCGCCGTTGCGTACCTGTCGATCCTCGCGACCGCGGTGGCCTACCTGTGCTGGTTCGGGGCCCTCGCACACCTGGACGCGGGGGTGGTTGGCGTCGTGGGACTGCTCAACCCGGTTGCTGGCGTGACCGTCGGACTGCTGGTCGGGCATGAGCACCTCGGCGCGACCCAGTGGCTCGGGCTGGCGATCGTGCTCGGCTCCATGGTGGCCGTGCAGGCGCATGCGGCGCGCCGCCGTCCCGCAAACACGCACCCGGCCCCGGCACCATTGGCCCCGCGCCACACCGGTCGCGGGTGA
- a CDS encoding 3-oxoacyl-ACP reductase, with amino-acid sequence MSVLEMIYGTPAGKFVARKAGLSDPPKLRRGRVLPTGPVVLGELAGGGIARETLRLLGIDAGQPILDEPGARVKDDKGRDVPPRYPAKPGAIVIDATGLRQITQLEGIRALLRPVMRSLEGSGRIIILATDASAVEGLEAKAVAQGIDGIDRTVGKELRGGATTNLVFLKEGVRPSDLASTLSFLLEGRSAFVDGQTWRVGPAEVTHDLTPRPFEKRIVVVTGAARGIGAAIARTFARDGATVVAVDMPASGDALAKVANEIGGSTLQLDITAADAGAKITDHIASRYGHEARIWAIVHNAGITRDKMLANLDEKQWAAVLDVNLAAEMRINDFLLAGDRPGGLGEEARIVGIASTSGVAGNKGQTNYAASKAGVMGYVWALKDELEGRPITINAVAPGFIETEMTAAIPFVQREIFKRTNSLSQGGNPVDVAETLAYLCGPASGGVNGQVIRVCGQNLIGA; translated from the coding sequence ATGAGCGTTCTCGAAATGATCTACGGCACCCCCGCCGGCAAGTTCGTCGCCAGGAAGGCGGGCCTCTCCGACCCGCCGAAGCTGCGCCGCGGCCGCGTGCTGCCGACCGGCCCCGTCGTGCTGGGCGAACTGGCGGGCGGCGGCATCGCCCGCGAGACCCTCCGACTGCTCGGGATCGACGCGGGCCAGCCGATCCTCGACGAGCCCGGCGCACGCGTTAAGGACGACAAGGGCCGCGACGTGCCGCCCCGCTACCCGGCCAAGCCGGGAGCCATCGTCATCGACGCGACGGGGCTGCGTCAGATCACCCAACTCGAGGGCATCAGGGCGCTGCTGCGCCCCGTGATGCGCTCCCTGGAGGGGTCGGGCCGGATCATCATCCTGGCGACCGACGCGTCCGCGGTCGAGGGCCTCGAGGCCAAGGCCGTCGCGCAGGGCATCGACGGCATCGACCGGACCGTCGGCAAGGAGTTGCGCGGCGGCGCGACCACCAACCTGGTCTTCCTCAAGGAGGGCGTGCGGCCCTCCGACCTCGCCTCGACGCTCTCCTTCCTGCTTGAGGGGCGCTCCGCGTTCGTCGACGGCCAGACCTGGCGCGTCGGGCCGGCCGAGGTCACCCACGACCTGACGCCGCGTCCCTTCGAGAAGCGGATCGTGGTGGTCACCGGGGCGGCGCGCGGCATCGGCGCGGCCATCGCCCGCACCTTCGCCCGTGACGGCGCGACGGTCGTCGCGGTCGACATGCCCGCCTCCGGGGATGCGCTCGCCAAGGTCGCCAACGAGATCGGCGGGTCGACGCTGCAACTCGACATCACCGCGGCCGACGCGGGCGCCAAGATCACCGACCACATCGCCTCGCGCTACGGCCACGAGGCGAGGATCTGGGCGATCGTGCACAACGCCGGCATCACACGCGACAAGATGCTTGCCAACCTCGACGAGAAGCAGTGGGCCGCGGTGCTCGACGTGAACCTCGCGGCCGAGATGCGGATCAACGACTTCCTCCTGGCCGGCGATCGTCCGGGAGGCCTCGGCGAGGAGGCCCGGATCGTCGGGATCGCCTCGACCTCCGGCGTCGCGGGCAACAAGGGGCAGACCAACTACGCGGCCTCCAAGGCGGGCGTGATGGGCTACGTCTGGGCGCTCAAGGACGAACTGGAGGGCCGCCCGATCACGATCAACGCGGTGGCACCCGGCTTCATCGAGACGGAGATGACCGCGGCCATTCCCTTCGTGCAGCGCGAGATCTTCAAGCGGACCAATTCGCTGAGCCAGGGCGGCAACCCCGTCGACGTCGCCGAGACCCTCGCCTACCTGTGCGGGCCCGCCTCCGGCGGCGTCAACGGGCAGGTCATCCGGGTCTGCGGCCAGAACCTGATCGGGGCATGA
- a CDS encoding MarR family winged helix-turn-helix transcriptional regulator: MVTDHVSQIREQWAQERPDLDTEPIAIVGRLHRIGDHLRERIAVVQAEFGLNEGEFDVLATLRRAGQPFELSPNELAAWTMVTSGAITKRVDRLAAAGYVERERAAHDRRGRVVRLTAEGRDLIDRAVEAHLANERALLAPLRASERVHLAALLRAWSEAIENGAG; encoded by the coding sequence ATGGTGACCGATCATGTCTCTCAGATCCGCGAACAGTGGGCCCAGGAACGACCCGACCTCGACACCGAGCCGATCGCGATCGTCGGCCGCCTACACCGCATCGGCGATCACCTCCGGGAGCGCATCGCGGTGGTGCAGGCGGAGTTCGGGCTCAACGAGGGCGAGTTCGATGTGCTCGCGACCCTGCGGCGCGCCGGGCAGCCGTTCGAGTTGTCGCCCAACGAGTTGGCGGCGTGGACGATGGTCACCAGCGGGGCGATCACCAAGCGCGTCGACAGGCTCGCGGCCGCGGGGTATGTGGAGCGCGAGAGGGCCGCGCATGACCGCCGCGGGCGCGTCGTTCGGTTGACAGCGGAGGGCAGGGACCTGATCGATCGGGCGGTCGAGGCGCACCTCGCGAACGAGCGAGCGCTCCTTGCCCCGCTCCGAGCCTCGGAGCGCGTCCACCTGGCGGCGCTCCTCCGCGCCTGGTCTGAGGCGATCGAGAACGGCGCTGGTTGA
- a CDS encoding TetR/AcrR family transcriptional regulator: protein MNVTDIPVDGRAARWEQHNADRRRALVEDAVRAIRELGPGVGMDEIAAQAKTSKTVLYRHFGDKAGLYRAVVASVHDYILRKLPLAEAERLGPRELVASLADAYLAVVERDRNLYLFVSSRPTGETPTEDPVLSITTRIGNEVAIALRGWLRSQELDEEPANIWAHGAVGFIWAVADRWIVTNLRRPRAEVVAYIDQFFAPAFEAQQRS from the coding sequence ATGAACGTCACGGACATTCCCGTCGACGGGCGCGCCGCCCGCTGGGAACAACACAACGCCGATCGACGGCGCGCGTTGGTCGAGGACGCCGTCCGAGCGATCCGCGAACTCGGCCCCGGCGTCGGGATGGACGAGATCGCGGCGCAGGCCAAAACCTCCAAGACGGTCCTCTACCGGCACTTCGGCGACAAGGCCGGGCTGTACCGCGCAGTGGTCGCCTCCGTGCACGACTACATCCTGCGCAAGCTCCCGCTCGCAGAGGCGGAGCGGCTCGGCCCGAGGGAACTGGTCGCGTCGCTTGCCGACGCCTACCTCGCGGTGGTCGAGCGGGACCGCAACCTGTACCTCTTCGTCTCTTCACGCCCCACGGGCGAGACCCCCACCGAGGACCCCGTCCTCTCGATCACCACCAGGATCGGCAACGAGGTCGCCATCGCGCTGCGCGGCTGGCTTCGCTCCCAGGAACTCGACGAGGAGCCTGCCAACATCTGGGCCCACGGCGCCGTCGGCTTCATCTGGGCGGTCGCGGACCGCTGGATCGTGACGAACCTGAGAAGACCTCGCGCCGAAGTGGTCGCCTACATCGACCAGTTCTTCGCCCCCGCATTTGAAGCCCAACAAAGGAGTTGA
- a CDS encoding glycoside hydrolase family 15 protein, with amino-acid sequence MGTRIEDYALVSNARTAALISRTGEIDWWCAPRFDSASIFGALLGGEDQGRWSLRPTDPDAVVTRRYDGDTFVLVTRWTTPQGVAEVIDALPIGPDTTLIRRIRGVSGSVGFRTEVRFRFDYARAVPWVSQVGTANEPALRALAGPDAVELRGLRLHGDDHRHVAEFTVGEGETHDLTAVWWPSHQNRPGTVDAERELETTRRWWQDWADHIRQEGHHIAGVVRSLLVLRALTDRATGGIVAAATTSLPEAIGGSRNWDYRYVWLRDAALTLEVLISHGFVSIAHHWRDWLLRAVAGDPAQVQIMYGAGGERDLAERELTSLPGYEGSVPVRIGNGAVEQYQGDVLGEVLMALEAARVAGLRETKTSWALQRALLEEVIARMDQPDQGMWEMRGGPRMFTHSRVMIWAALDTAVRAVGEHRLPGDAEHWARLRDAMRAEIEASGYDAQRGHFVQYYDSTHVDAALLLLPQVGFCAPDDPRMLGTVAEIERQLMRDGFVMRYRSDDGVGGGENPFLACSLWLVEQYAMSGRLDDAHRLMDLVDGAANDVGLLSEEFDPVARRQTGNTPQAFSHLAFVRAADALAGHGGRGVHRR; translated from the coding sequence ATGGGCACCCGCATCGAGGACTACGCGTTGGTGAGCAACGCCCGCACCGCTGCGCTGATCTCACGCACGGGCGAGATCGACTGGTGGTGCGCGCCCCGCTTCGACTCGGCCTCCATCTTCGGTGCGCTCCTCGGCGGCGAGGACCAGGGCCGCTGGTCGCTGCGCCCCACCGACCCGGACGCCGTCGTCACCCGCCGCTACGACGGCGACACCTTCGTGCTCGTGACGCGCTGGACGACGCCGCAGGGGGTCGCCGAGGTGATCGACGCGCTGCCCATCGGGCCAGACACGACACTGATCCGCCGCATCCGGGGTGTCTCGGGCAGCGTCGGGTTCCGCACCGAGGTGCGGTTCCGGTTCGATTACGCAAGGGCCGTGCCGTGGGTGAGCCAGGTCGGCACCGCGAACGAGCCAGCCCTGCGCGCGCTCGCGGGTCCCGACGCCGTGGAACTGCGCGGGCTCAGGCTGCACGGCGACGATCACCGTCACGTCGCCGAGTTCACGGTTGGCGAGGGCGAGACGCACGACCTGACAGCCGTCTGGTGGCCCTCGCACCAGAACCGGCCCGGCACCGTCGACGCCGAACGCGAACTTGAGACCACCCGACGGTGGTGGCAGGACTGGGCCGACCACATCCGCCAGGAAGGCCATCACATCGCGGGCGTCGTGCGATCGCTGCTGGTGCTGCGGGCGCTGACCGACCGGGCGACCGGCGGGATCGTCGCGGCCGCGACCACCTCACTGCCTGAGGCGATCGGCGGGAGCCGGAACTGGGACTACCGCTATGTGTGGCTCCGCGACGCCGCGCTCACGCTGGAGGTGCTCATCTCGCACGGCTTCGTGTCGATCGCCCACCACTGGCGCGACTGGCTCCTGCGGGCCGTGGCGGGCGACCCCGCGCAGGTGCAGATCATGTACGGCGCAGGCGGGGAACGCGACCTGGCCGAGCGCGAACTCACCAGCCTCCCGGGCTATGAGGGGTCGGTCCCGGTGCGGATCGGCAACGGTGCCGTCGAGCAGTATCAGGGCGACGTCCTGGGCGAGGTACTTATGGCCCTCGAGGCGGCCCGAGTCGCTGGGCTTCGGGAGACGAAGACCTCGTGGGCACTGCAGCGGGCCCTGCTCGAGGAGGTCATCGCGCGGATGGACCAGCCCGATCAGGGGATGTGGGAGATGCGCGGCGGCCCGCGCATGTTCACGCACTCGCGCGTGATGATCTGGGCCGCGCTCGACACGGCGGTGCGGGCCGTGGGAGAACACCGCCTGCCCGGCGACGCGGAGCACTGGGCAAGGTTGCGCGACGCCATGCGCGCCGAGATCGAGGCCTCGGGCTACGACGCGCAGCGGGGCCACTTCGTGCAGTACTACGACTCAACGCACGTCGACGCCGCGCTGCTGCTTCTCCCCCAGGTCGGCTTCTGCGCGCCCGACGATCCGCGGATGCTCGGCACCGTCGCGGAGATCGAGCGCCAGTTGATGCGAGACGGGTTCGTGATGCGGTACCGCAGCGACGACGGGGTCGGGGGCGGGGAGAACCCGTTCCTGGCGTGCAGCCTGTGGCTCGTGGAGCAGTACGCGATGAGCGGTCGCCTCGACGACGCGCACCGACTGATGGACCTGGTCGACGGAGCCGCCAACGACGTCGGCCTGCTCAGCGAGGAGTTCGACCCCGTCGCCCGGCGACAGACCGGCAACACGCCCCAGGCCTTCTCGCACCTGGCGTTCGTTCGCGCGGCGGACGCGCTCGCCGGACACGGCGGCCGGGGCGTCCACCGTCGCTGA